The Manis javanica isolate MJ-LG chromosome 4, MJ_LKY, whole genome shotgun sequence genome contains a region encoding:
- the LOC108404949 gene encoding MOB kinase activator 3C isoform X6: protein MSALCLWVLPPVGRGCWVRARRESGSKGPYPWTPGLGSSLAMALCLKQVFAKDKTFRPRKRFEPGTQRFELYKKAQASLKSGLDLRSVVRLPPGENIDDWIAVHVVDFFNRINLIYGTMAERCSETSCPVMAGGPRYEYRWQDERQYRRPAKLSAPRYMALLMDWIEGLINDEDVFPTRVGVPFPKNFQQVCTKILTRLFRVFVHVYIHHFDSILSMGAEAHVNTCYKHFYYFIREFSLVDQRELEPLREMTERICH from the exons ATGTCAGCCCTGTGCCTCTGGGTCCTTCCACCGGTTGGTCGCGGCTGCTGGGTGAGAGCGAGGAGGGAGTCTGGGAGCAAAGG TCCGTACCCCTGGACACCTGGCCTTGGATCCAGCCTGGCCATGGCGCTGTGCCTGAAGCAGGTGTTCGCCAAGGACAAGACATTCCGTCCTCGCAAGCGCTTTGAGCCCGGCACACAGCGCTTTGAGCTGTATAAGAAGGCTCAGGCATCACTCAAGTCGGGCCTGGACCTGCGCAGTGTGGTGAGGCTGCCACCTGGTGAAAACATCGACGACTGGATCGCCGTGCACGTGGTGGACTTCTTCAATCGCATCAACCTCATCTATGGCACCATGGCCGAACGCTGCAGCGAGACCAGCTGTCCAGTCATGGCAGGAGGGCCCCGCTATGAGTACCGCTGGCAGGATGAGCGCCAGTACCGGCGACCTGCCAAGCTCTCTGCACCACGCTATATGGCCTTGCTCATGGACTGGATTGAGGGCCTCATCAATGATGAGGATGTCTTTCCCACACGTGTTG GAGTTCCCTTCCCCAAGAACTTCCAGCAGGTCTGCACCAAGATCCTGACCCGCCTCTTCCGCGTCTTTGTCCATGTCTACATCCACCACTTTGACAGCATCCTTAGCATGGGGGCCGAGGCGCACGTCAACACCTGCTACAAGCACTTCTACTACTTTATCCGCGAATTCAGCCTGGTGGACCAGCGAGAGCTGGAGCCACTG AGGGAGATGACAGAGCGGATCTGTCACTGA